The Lactuca sativa cultivar Salinas chromosome 2, Lsat_Salinas_v11, whole genome shotgun sequence genome includes a window with the following:
- the LOC111910836 gene encoding pectinesterase: protein MAMKHAFFVCLIITFLFSCSSETTTSGNINWWCTQTPYYETCNHYIAEPNPYMTTISTNQFLDMTVQAAIDEARVALKRAQGIESKYPNVPGKSLWGSCVEYIDGIVFTLNMVLNHTLHPTQLDVQTWLSASLAYINVCEKGFELINMTNTMLPLISTNLTQLILNSLAISVLFRGSNTNNAPESVDWKQRDLALECTPNVVVAQDGSGDFETVQEAVNSASNRTQSRRYVIYVKAGIYDENVVIPRTVEYITMFGDGINKTIITGSRGLGGDMVGTSKAGDLKQTATFQVWGRGFIARDITFRNTAGPQGEKAVALLTSSDQSAFYHCSIEGYQDTLFTFSSKQFYKECQIFGTVDFIFGDAPAVFQDCEIFIRKPPLEEGGLVVTANGRKYENETSGYTLQGCKITAADDLKPVIDQHKAFLGRPWYPHAETVYMQCFLDELVDPKGWMDTWGYNETIYYGEYKNYVPGSSTDERVKWSGYHAIDDPNIAEDFTVDKFMSGNQWLPATGVPFTSGFENL from the exons ATGGCAATGAAGCATGCATTCTTCGTATGCCTCATCATTACATTCCTCTTCTCTTGCTCATCAGAAACCACCACCTCCGGCAACATAAACTGGTGGTGCACCCAGACTCCATACTACGAAACCTGCAATCACTATATCGCCGAACCTAACCCCTATATGACAACCATATCTACAAATCAGTTCCTGGATATGACTGTACAAGCAGCCATAGATGAAGCACGTGTGGCTCTGAAACGAGCCCAAGGGATCGAGTCAAAGTACCCAAATGTTCCAGGAAAAAGCTTGTGGGGTAGCTGCGTTGAGTACATTGATGGCATCGTTTTCACACTTAACATGGTCCTGAACCACACCCTCCACCCAACCCAACTTGACGTCCAGACATGGCTCAGTGCTAGTTTAGCCTATATCAACGTCTGTGAAAAAGGGTTCGAGTTGATTAATATGACCAACACAATGCTGCCCCTAATTTCTACCAATTTGACACAATTAATACTCAACTCCTTGGCTATTAGTGTTCTCTTTAGGGGTAGTAATACCAATAATGCTCCTGAGTCTGTCGATTGGAAGCAGAGGGATTTGGCACTAGAATGTACTCCAAACGTCGTTGTGGCTCAAGATGGCTCAGGAGATTTTGAAACCGTTCAAGAAGCTGTAAATTCGGCATCGAACAGGACACAATCCCGGAGGTATGTGATTTACGTGAAGGCTGGAATCTATGACGAAAACGTTGTGATTCCGAGGACAGTGGAGTATATAACGATGTTTGGAGACGGAATAAATAAGACGATCATTACTGGTAGCCGGGGTTTAGGTGGTGACATGGTCGGAACGTCAAAGGCTGGTGACCTCAAGCAAACAGCAACATTTC AAGTTTGGGGTCGTGGATTTATCGCTCGAGATATCACCTTCCGGAACACTGCCGGGCCACAGGGAGAGAAAGCGGTGGCTCTTCTCACCAGCTCCGATCAATCAGCCTTTTATCACTGCAGCATTGAAGGCTATCAAGACACACTTTTTACTTTTTCTAGTAAACAGTTCTACAAAGAATGCCAGATTTTCGGAACAGTTGATTTCATATTCGGCGACGCTCCGGCAGTGTTCCAAGATTGTGAGATCTTCATAAGGAAACCACCGCTTGAAGAAGGAGGGTTAGTGGTGACTGCTAATGGACGGAAATATGAAAACGAAACGTCTGGATATACACTGCAAGGGTGTAAGATAACTGCTGCAGATGATCTAAAGCCGGTGATCGATCAGCACAAAGCTTTCTTAGGAAGACCATGGTATCCACACGCCGAGACTGTTTATATGCAATGTTTTCTTGATGAGTTGGTGGATCCGAAAGGGTGGATGGATACTTGGGGTTATAACGAAACCATTTATTATGGAGAGTATAAGAATTATGTACCAGGTTCGAGTACTGATGAGAGGGTTAAATGGAGTGGTTACCATGCCATAGATGATCCAAATATCGCAGAGGATTTCACCGTTGACAAGTTCATGTCAGGCAACCAATGGCTTCCTGCAACCGGCGTGCCTTTTACATCCGGGTTTGAAAATTTGTAG